TGGGGGCGTGCACACTATCTGGCTGGAATCTTCCTTCATGGTACTTGTGACCATCGTGACTATGGCTGTACCCGGTGTGCGAAGCTACAACTAGCCGGTACCAGTACAACTTAGCCAAGCTCCCTTTCAGGGAATGAGTTTATTGCTGGGGTCTCGTTCATTAAATATCTCGAACTCCTGTTGGTCCTGAAGAGTCTGGTAACTACGTTCGAGAGAACCTGATCTTGCGGGGCGTTAACGGGGGCGTTAGCGCGGCAACAATCCCGGATGAAAACAGCGTGCCAAATCATCTGATTGGCACGCTGCTTTTTTGCGATTTTGGGCTTCAAAAACACTTGTGAAATCATGCGCGAATTCGTTTGTTATTCGGTGTGTGAATTCAGATTTTGTCCCCCAAAACGGAACCCGTTACCCTTTGCCTAGGGGCTACGCGGGGCCGATTACCGTGAACTATGCAGTAAACTATGCGGTGAACTATGCGGTGAACCGGATAACTAAAGCTTTTCGACTCTCACTGCCGTGTACTTGTAGGGTGCAACACCAGACTTCTTGTCATATCTGTCGTTGGTCAGGACATTGGTATTCACTTGGTTGGGAAAGTGGAAATCTAGCCACACGTTACCCGCTTGCATCTTGTCGGTTACTTTAACAGGAGCGCGTACGGACCCGCGGCGAGAGGAGACGACAACGAGATGGCCATCAGAAATGCCGAGTCGCTCTGCATCCTCAAAGCTGATTTCAAGGACCTCTTCCTGGCCCTTAACCTTGTCGCCATAATCACTTGTCATGACGCCCGTGTTATAGAACGCGAGGCGACGTCCGGTGATGAGGACAAGCGGATAGTCCTCGTCGACAGGCTCAATCGGAGGTTCAAACTCCACACTGACAAAAGGTGCAGGAGCACCGAACTCACGCTCGTGTAACCGCGTGTGCAGATGTCGTGCGGGCGGTGCATCGAGAGATGGACACGGCCACTGCAATTCAAGCTCCTCGTCAAGGCGTTCGTAACTCATCCCGAAGTGGGACGGACTGAGCCTGCGCAGTTCATCCCAAACATCCCCCGCTCCGTTGTAGTGCCAGTTCTCTCCAAGACGATTTGCCAGCTCCTGCAGGATAACAATGTCACTTCTTGCTTCCCCCGGTGGATGCACGAGTTGGCGTACGCGCTGGACACCGCGTTCGCTGTTTGTAAATGTTCCCTCGACTTCAGCCCAACCAGCTGCCGGTAACACTACGTCTGCCAACGCTGCGGTTTTTGTAAGAAACAGGTCCTGCACAACGAGAAAGTCGAGATTCGTCAGTGCATCGACAACTGCAGTCGAATTGGCGTCCGACTGCGCTGGGTTCTCGCCAATGATATACACACTGCGCATCAAACCCATGTGCGCGGCATCAAACATCCCAGCCAGATGGAGTCCATTTTTGGGGGGAATGATACAATTCCACGCTTGTTCGAACATCTCGCGCGCAAGCTCATCCGTGACATCAAAGAAGCCAGGTAATTTGTTCGGCAAGGCGCCCATGTCAGCTCCGCCTTGTACATTGTTTTGACCCCGCAATGGCATCAACCCACAGCCCGGTCTTCCAACGTGTCCGGTTAAGAGCGCAAGATTAATGATAGCGTGCACGTTGTCCGCGCCGTTGTGATGCTCCGTGACACCGAGCGTCCATGCGATGATAGCGCGAGCAGAGGTGGCGTACAAACGCGCAACTTCGCGAATGGTCTGTGCGGGAATCCCTGTAATCTCCTCTGCATACTCAGGCGAGTATTTGTCAACTTGTTGGCGATATTCATCGAACCAAACCGTAACTCGCTGGACAAATTCAAGATTGTATAGTTGCTCACGAATAATGACATTCGCCATCGCGTTGGCGAGTGCAATATCCGTCGCGCTCTTGACCGCCAAATGGTAGGTGGCACTCTTTGCCATTGGGAGTTTGCGCGGGTCAATCACCACCAGTTTTGCACCGTTTTTAACGCCCCGGCGCATGTGATTCCAAATCACGGGGTGGGCCTCCTGAGCGTTTGAACCCCACGCGATGATACAATCCGTGTTTTCAAAATCATCGTAAGACGCAGTGTCTGCACCATTGCCAAATACAGTCGTCAAACTGACGACACTTGGAGCATGTCAAGTTCGGTTGCAACTATCAATATTATTGGTGCCGATGACTTGGCGCATCAACTTTTGCGCCAAATAGTTCGTTTCATTCGTTGCCCTCGATGAGCTGAGACAGGAAATCGCATCTGGCCCTGATTCATCACGGATTCTCGCAAACTCCCGTGTAATCCGGTCAAGTGCTTCATCCCAAGATGCAGGTTCGAGAACATCTCCCCGGCGAATCAGCGGGACCCGCAACCGCTTGTCAGAATGAACGTACGTCCATGCTTGTATTCCTTTAATACAAGACTCTCCGTGGTTTACTGGACCGCGCTTGTCTCCTTCAACGCCGACAATGGAACCGTCCTCTACAGTGACAGACAGTGTACATCCAGTCCCGCAGAAACTGCAGGTCGTCCGTCTCGTAAATGTCCTTGGTTCGACCGCAAGTTCTGGCATGAAAATTCCTCCCCTCGGGTCTTGCATTGACTCCTGTTGGTCACGGTTGGTCGCGGTTGGCCCGGTTGGCCTCGGCGGGCACCGGCCGGTCATGGCTGGAGTCGTTGGGCCCCGCCCGCACCGATCGGTCACGGCTGGTCACGGCGAGCCAGAGTCTATGAGGCAACCAAACAAATTACAAGTCCCTGCAAAAACA
The Alicyclobacillus curvatus genome window above contains:
- a CDS encoding molybdopterin-dependent oxidoreductase — its product is MTTVFGNGADTASYDDFENTDCIIAWGSNAQEAHPVIWNHMRRGVKNGAKLVVIDPRKLPMAKSATYHLAVKSATDIALANAMANVIIREQLYNLEFVQRVTVWFDEYRQQVDKYSPEYAEEITGIPAQTIREVARLYATSARAIIAWTLGVTEHHNGADNVHAIINLALLTGHVGRPGCGLMPLRGQNNVQGGADMGALPNKLPGFFDVTDELAREMFEQAWNCIIPPKNGLHLAGMFDAAHMGLMRSVYIIGENPAQSDANSTAVVDALTNLDFLVVQDLFLTKTAALADVVLPAAGWAEVEGTFTNSERGVQRVRQLVHPPGEARSDIVILQELANRLGENWHYNGAGDVWDELRRLSPSHFGMSYERLDEELELQWPCPSLDAPPARHLHTRLHEREFGAPAPFVSVEFEPPIEPVDEDYPLVLITGRRLAFYNTGVMTSDYGDKVKGQEEVLEISFEDAERLGISDGHLVVVSSRRGSVRAPVKVTDKMQAGNVWLDFHFPNQVNTNVLTNDRYDKKSGVAPYKYTAVRVEKL
- a CDS encoding molybdopterin-dependent oxidoreductase yields the protein MPELAVEPRTFTRRTTCSFCGTGCTLSVTVEDGSIVGVEGDKRGPVNHGESCIKGIQAWTYVHSDKRLRVPLIRRGDVLEPASWDEALDRITREFARIRDESGPDAISCLSSSRATNETNYLAQKLMRQVIGTNNIDSCNRT